In Rissa tridactyla isolate bRisTri1 chromosome 23, bRisTri1.patW.cur.20221130, whole genome shotgun sequence, the following are encoded in one genomic region:
- the PEAR1 gene encoding LOW QUALITY PROTEIN: platelet endothelial aggregation receptor 1 (The sequence of the model RefSeq protein was modified relative to this genomic sequence to represent the inferred CDS: deleted 6 bases in 6 codons) has translation MALRVAALATHLCLLAALRPSDPNVCSYWESFTAAVKESYTKPHVVPSAEPCPAPPGTPLPCLQQRWGSCYRTEYRQAVRTDYRRRYQCCLGYYESRDTCVPRCTQECVHGRCVAPDLCQCEPGWRGTDCSSECDEQSWGPGCQHRCDCHHGAPCDPLSGVCSCPPGFADPRCRQPCPPGTYGQGCRLPCPCHHRAPCNASSGACRCPPGLAGPLCEVPCPEGTPCDSPCPCQNGGICHPTESSLCVCPHGWMGEICSVPCPPGRFGPGCQGECRCHNGGHCDPRGGQCQCTPGFTGEQCRERCPVGRYGQDCRESCDCANGGQCFHVDGGCLCEAGFQGSRCQERRCLPGLYGLRCQSQCLCHPQHSLSCHPMHGECVCRPGWAGLFCNESCPPGSFGAGCLQTCLCLHGGVCNGTTGRCHCPPGYTDEHCSSLCPPDTFGANCSGRCSCQHAFACSPLDGSCLCKEGWHGPRCSLPCPSGTWGPGCNRSCGCAHGATCDPQSGTCACPPGWQGPRCLQPCPNGTFGEGCGQHCDCAHADGCQPVTGECHCLPGWMGPQCKQGCPQGLWGPGCLSPCSCRNGAVCSPRDGSCACPPGYRGPTCQRPCPPGRYGKRCALSCSCAHGSSCHPANGSCLCAPGWHGPRCAQPCPPGTFGLQCDQLCHCPHNATCHPATGACPCAPGRIGPLCEAGTPEQPYTILPAPPATYSSLGVVLSLVALLALLVALVAAFLWHRHRRKGKASRHLAVAYTAGQTDASDYVVPDVPPGHQAHYYSNPSYHTLSQCTLPAPGHREAAGSSQVGAPQPLPGAERPPGPPGPATLPPGWKHLGAPAPRPRGGQPDRSYSYSYSLGKGEGKAHPPEGLGASASSLAGENPYATIKELPPPAAKAPEGSYMEMKAPVRRETSYAEIGLLDEPPLVPAESRPGGAEGVTPAPPPSHYDSPKNSHIPSHYDVPPARHYPPSPPLRKKDR, from the exons ATGGCGCTGCGGGTCGCGGCGCTGGCCACCCACCTCTGCCTGCTGGCCGCCCTCCGCCCCAGCGACCCCAACGTCTGCAGCTACTGGGAGAG CTTCACGGCGGCGGTGAAGGAGTCCTACACCAAACCCCACGTCGTGCCCTCTGCCGAGCCCTGTCCCGCGCCGCCggggacccccctgccctgcctgcagcagaggtggG GATCGTGTTACCGCACCGAGTACCGGCAGGCCGTCCGCACCGACTACCGCCGGCGCTACCAGTGCTGCCTGGGCTACTACGAGAGCCGGGACACCTGCGTCC CGCGCTGCACCCAGGAGTGTGTCCACGGCCGGTGCGTGGCTCCCGACCTCTGCCAGTGCGAGCCGGGCTGGCGCGGCACCGACTGCTCCAGCG AGTGTGACGAGCAGTCGTGGGGCCCGGGCTGCCAGCACCGCTGCGACTGCCACCAC GGGGCCCCCTGCGACCCCCTGAGCGGGGTCTGCTCCTGCCCCCCCGGCTTCGCCGACCCCCGCTGCCGCCAGCCGTGC CCCCCCGGCACCTACGGCCAGGGCTGTcgcctgccctgcccctgccaccACCGGGCCCCCTGCAACGCCTCCTCCGGCGCCTGCCGCTGCCCCCCGGGGCTTGCCGGCCCCCT ctgcGAGGTGCCCTGCCCCGAGGGGACACCCTGCGAcagcccctgtccctgccagaacGGGGGCATCTGCCACCCCACCGAATCCAGCCTCTGCGTCTGCCCCCACGGATGGATG GGGGAGATCTGCTCCGTGCCGTGTCCCCCCGGGCGCTTCGGCCCCGGCTGCCAGGGCGAGTGTCGCTGCCACAACGGGGGCCACTGTGACCCCCGGGGGGGACAGTGCCAGTGCACCCCCGGCTTCACCGGAGAGCA GTGCCGGGAGCGGTGCCCGGTGGGGCGGTACGGGCAGGATTGCCGGGAGAGCTGCGATTGCGCCAACGGGGGCCAATGCTTCCATGTGGAC GGGGGCTGCCTGTGCGAGGCCGGCTTCCAGGGCAGCCGCTGCCAGGAGCGCCGCTGCCTCCCCGGCCTCTACGGCCTCCGCTGCCAGAGCCAGTgcctctgccacccccagcacagcctcag ctgccaccCCATGCACGGGGAGTGCGTCTGTCGCCCCGGCTGGGCCGGGCTCTTCTGCAATGAGAGTTGCCCCCCCGGCTCTTTCGGGGCCGGCTGCCTGCagacctgcctctgcctccacgGGGGGGTCTGCAACGGGACCACCGGCCGCTGCCACTGCCCCCCCGGCTACACG gacgaGCACTgctcctccctgtgcccccccgacACCTTCGGCGCCAACTGCTCGGGGCGCTGCTCCTGCCAGCACGCCTTCGCCTGCTCCCCCCTCGACGGCTCCTGCCTCTGCAAGGAAG gctggcacggcccccgctgctcccttccctgtccctccGGCACTTGGGGTCCCGGCTGCAACCGGAGCTGCGGCTGCGCCCACGGGGCCACCTGCGACCCCCAGAGCGGCACCTGCGCTTGCCCCCCCGGCTGGCAGGGCccccgctgcctgcagccctgcccg AACGGGACGTTCGGGGAGGGCTGCGGGCAACACTGCGACTGCGCCCACGCCGATGGCTGCCAGCCCGTCACCGGGGAGTGCCACTGCCTGCCCGGCTGGATGG ggCCGCAGTGCAAGCAGGGTTGTCCCCAAGGCCTCTGGGGCCCGGGCTGCCTCTCGCCCTGCTCCTGCCGCAACGGGGCCGTCTGCTCGCCCCGCGACGGATCCTGCGCCTGCCCCCCCGGCTACCGCGGGCCCACCTGCCAGCGCC CCTGCCCACCCGGCCGCTACGGCAAGCGCTGCGCCCTGAGCTGCTCCTGCGCCCAcggctcctcctgccac cccgcCAACGGCTCCTGCCTCTGCGCCCCCGGCTGGCACGGCCCCCGCTGCGCCCAGC cctgcccccccGGCACCTTCGGGCTCCAGTGTGACCAGCTCTGCCACTGTCCCCACAACGCCACTTGCCACCCGGCCACCGGCGCTTGCCCCTGCGCCccgggcaggatcgggcccctctGCGAGGCCG GGACCCCCGAGCAGCCCTACACCATCCTGCCGGCC CCCCCGGCAACCTACAGCTCCCTGGGGGTCGTGCTCAGCTtggtggccctgctggccctTCTGGTGGCCTTGGTGGCCGCCTTCCTGTGGCACCGGCACCGGCGGAAGGGGAAGGCGAGCCGGCACCTGGCGGTGGCCTACACGGCGGGACAGACGGACGCCTCCGACTACGTGGTGCCAG aCGTGCCACCGGGCCACCAAGCGCACTACTACTCCAACCCCAGCTACCACACGCTCTCCCAGTGCACCCTGCCGGCCCCCGGCCACCGCGAGGCCGCCGGCTCCAGCCAG GTGggcgccccccagcccctccccggcgCGGAGagaccccccggcccccccggccccgccacgcTGCCCCCCGGCTGGAAGCACCTCGGGGCTCCGGCCCCGCGCCCCAGGG GGGGGCAGCCGGACCGGAGCTACAGCTACAGCTACAGCCTGGGGAAAGGCGAGGGGAAAG cccacccccccgAGGGGCTGGGGGCCAGCGCCAGCTCCCTGGCCGGCGAGAACCCCTACGCCACCATCAaggagctgcccccccccgccgccaagGCCCCCGAGGGCAGCTACATGGAGATGAAGGCCCCCGTCCGCAGGGAGACGTCCTACGCCGAGATCGGGCTCCTCGACGAG CCTCCTCTTGTCCCCGCAGAGAGCCGCCCTGGGGGGGCCGAAGGCGtcacccccgcgcccccccccagccatTACGACTCCCCCAAGAACAGCCACATCCCCAGTCACTACGACGTGCCACCCGCCCGCCACtaccccccgtcc ccccccctgcGCAAGAAGGACCGctga